In a single window of the Arachis hypogaea cultivar Tifrunner chromosome 6, arahy.Tifrunner.gnm2.J5K5, whole genome shotgun sequence genome:
- the LOC112696031 gene encoding putative disease resistance protein RGA1 — protein MAESFIFSIAESLITKLASRAYQEASRVVGVYDDLQDLKTSLSYVKAVLLDAEQKQEQNHELREWLKQIKLVFYDAENLLDEVDCESLRKQLRITQKDKVGGFFSSSNPLLFRYKISQQIKEIRKRLDRVAADRDKFGLQTIAVDRRVGHKREMTYSHVVESDVIGRDHDKEKIVKLLMEPSLDNNAGSKHISVIPIVGIGGLGKTTLTKLVFNDKRINESFPLKMWVSVHDDFNVRSLIIKIINSPRDFAASTDAPAGQQNLRDLEIEQLQYRLRNMLEGKKFLLVLDDVWNEDRVKWVELQHLISVGAQGNKVIVTTRSQSIASIMGTVAYSHHLKGLSPKDSLRLFVRWAFKGDEGKYPDLVMIGREIVEKCKGVPLAVRTLGSSLFSKHEIQEWESLRDKEIWNLPQKEDDILPALKLSYDEMPSHLRQCFALLSLYPRNFRFDSFGVASLWGAAGLLPLQSKDKTMVDVAHQYLRDLMARSFLHDVIDCGTFYFFGIHDLVHDLAVYVAKDVCQLVNSNTQDISENVLHLSFVENGLPYNSVKPSLRGTRSILFPVDEVGASEAFLNAWVLNCTYLRYLNLSDSTFETLPESIGKLKHLRYISLCNNTRIKRLPNSICQLQNLQVLLLGRCSNLEFLPKKLRKLISLQRLGITTKQSILPESDIAKLNCLEYLRVEDCDNLESLFAETRLPTLLTLQVIGCANLKSLPLDTHHFPQLETMLIEGVGNEDWLHRSENTNSVLRLKTISLYNMVTLPHSLQQYASTLQTLMIGDCYELEVLPEWQLNLSALKFLYIWDCPELKSLPSDIHRLTSLQVLQIINCTELYRKYKPQVGECWPMISHIKHTEIRKTWD, from the coding sequence ATGGCTGAATCATTCATCTTCAGCATCGCTGAATCACTCATAACTAAGCTTGCTTCTCGTGCATACCAAGAAGCATCTCGAGTGGTTGGTGTCTACGATGACCTCCAAGACTTGAAAACCAGTCTCTCATATGTGAAAGCTGTGTTGTTGGATGCAGAGCAGAAGCAAGAGCAGAACCATGAGCTGCGAGAGTGGCTGAAGCAGATCAAGCTCGTCTTCTATGATGCTGAGAACTTGCTTGATGAAGTTGACTGCGAATCACTGCGCAAGCAACTGCGAATCACTCAAAAGGACAAGGTAGGTGGCTTCTTCTCGAGTTCTAATCCACTTTTGTTTCGCTATAAGATTTCTCAACAGATCAAAGAGATTAGGAAGAGATTAGACAGAGTCGCGGCCGATAGGGATAAGTTTGGGCTTCAAACAATTGCAGTTGATAGGCGAGTTGGGCATAAGAGGGAGATGACTTACTCCCATGTTGTTGAGTCTGATGTCATAGGAAGGGATCATGATAAAGAAAAGATTGTAAAGCTCTTGATGGAACCGAGTCTTGACAACAATGCTGGCTCTAAACATATCTCTGTGATTCCCATTGTGGGAATTGGAGGTTTGGGAAAGACCACTCTTACTAAGCTTGTCTTCAATGATAAAAGGATAAATGAGTCCTTTCCATTGAAGATGTGGGTGAGTGTTCATGATGATTTTAATGTTAGATCATTGATTATCAAAATCATCAATTCTCCTCGTGACTTTGCTGCTTCTACTGATGCTCCTGCGGGCCAACAAAACTTAAGAGACTTGGAGATTGAGCAATTGCAATATCGTCTAAGAAACATGCTTGAGGGTAAAAAGTTCCTGCTGGTCTTGGATGACGTATGGAATGAAGATCGTGTTAAATGGGTTGAGCTGCAACATCTCATTTCAGTGGGTGCTCAAGGAAACAAAGTTATAGTCACAACACGTAGCCAGTCCATAGCTTCGATCATGGGTACCGTTGCCTACTCGCACCATTTAAAGGGTCTTTCTCCCAAGGATTCATTGCGTTTGTTTGTTAGATGGGCTTTTAAAGGAGACGAGGGAAAGTATCCGGATTTAGTCATGATTGGAAGAGAAATCGTGGAAAAGTGCAAAGGAGTTCCTTTAGCGGTGAGAACGTTGGGAAGTTCACTATTTTCCAAACACGAGATACAAGAGTGGGAATCACTGAGAGACAAGGAGATTTGGAATTTGCCACAAAAAGAGGATGACATCTTACCTGCGTTAAAATTAAGCTATGATGAAATGCCATCCCATTTGAGGCAATGTTTTGCTTTGCTCTCCCTTTATCCAAGGAATTTTCGATTTGATTCTTTTGGCGTTGCTTCACTTTGGGGGGCAGCAGGTTTGCTTCCATTGCAAAGCAAAGATAAAACAATGGTAGACGTTGCACACCAATATTTGAGAGACTTAATGGCAAGATCTTTTCTTCATGACGTTATTGATTGTGGcaccttttatttttttggaatacATGATTTAGTGCATGATCTAGCAGTATATGTTGCAAAAGATGTGTGTCAATTGGTTAATTCAAACACTCAGGACATATCAGAAAATGTCCTGCATTTGTCTTTTGTTGAGAATGGTTTGCCTTACAATTCCGTCAAGCCAAGCTTACGAGGTACGAGAAGCATTCTGTTTCCAGTTGACGAAGTGGGAGCCAGTGAAGCTTTCTTGAATGCATGGGTGTTAAACTGCACTTACCTGCGATATTTGAATTTAAGTGATTCTACATTTGAGACTTTGCCTGAGTCAATTGGTAAGTTGAAACATTTAAGATATATTTCTCTTTGTAATAATACAAGAATAAAGAGGCTCCCTAATTCTATTTGCCAGCTCCAAAATTTGCAAGTTCTGCTTCTTGGTAGGTGTTCAAATCTTGAATTTTTACCGAAAAAGTTAAGAAAGTTGATCAGCCTGCAAAGATTGGGGATAACCACAAAGCAATCTATTTTGCCAGAGAGTGACATTGCAAAGTTGAATTGTCTTGAATATTTACGTGTCGAAGATTGTGATAATTTGGAGTCCTTGTTTGCTGAGACAAGATTGCCTACACTTCTAACTTTGCAAGTTATTGGCTGTGCAAATCTAAAGTCTTTACCACTTGACACTCACCATTTCCCTCAGTTAGAAACTATGCTAATCGAAGGTGTTGGCAATGAAGATTGGCTTCATAGATCAGAGAATACTAATTCTGTCTTGAGGTtaaaaaccatttctctttataaTATGGTAACATTGCCTCATTCTCTCCAACAATATGCAAGCACGTTACAAACTTTGATGATTGGAGATTGCTACGAGCTGGAGGTACTACCTGAATGGCAGTTGAATCTGAGTGCTTTGAAATTTCTTTATATCTGGGATTGTCCGGAATTGAAGTCTCTTCCCAGTGATATCCACCGTCTAACAAGTCTCCAAGTTTTGCAAATCATAAATTGCACCGAGTTATATAGAAAATACAAGCCACAAGTTGGAGAGTGCTGGCCCATGATATCTCACATCAAACATACTGAAATTAGGAAGACATGGGACTAG
- the LOC112805314 gene encoding uncharacterized protein, whose product MSNDDSETVLSIPLKKTDPVELYLQLRKLVASKYSESDAQKVESVLQTLNKCRMDMVERGGDLSLPMQRDCLIHYFQCLCMVEPLFTSLSSDADADPIIFVWYDAFNPEHEEGVSSERNAIQLEKAAVLFNLGAIYSQIGASCDRTTALGRHLAMESFKVAANFFFKLWKVFAKHVVSATLDLTVHFAEFLHHLFSAQASELELQQQLNNNDASYALQQHRCGPLFSPVCDFYLKVNYLILVVLGVAGRKHDYRFDQGETWVTHLSQKLNFFRAKAREAAHVTKSFILPRSLLAEVYSSVNSCDAECVTEILVRGICRKLNLQQIYLDLVLSEFNPFKIVKDGKLVANPWDMPPPYPTNSAILSSSPSPWYSNILQYLPLKKSEPLNLYESLRTYFVLKYSESVAKKVEGLLEMLHKLRNEMLRDGLSLPFRRDSLIRYFKCLCMIEPFFPMNASPNPPIFVWYNAISPQQDSSQHNIHLEKASVLFNLVALCTRIALFCKLTTIQGQRLAMDALNDASNWFSLLRFESKKASGTIDLSESYTTMIGNKISKLKLKFPHSQSNESSLPGYPASAYAWSIFGLLGENVEWKMETCHDETDPNDVTEQFILGYCKSHSLLQEVCQLRCLDLLSEVSPVKIKDGNLVANATLEGLNLALENMSLQETPQ is encoded by the exons ATGAGCAACGATGATTCGGAAACGGTGCTGTCAATTCCACTGAAGAAAACTGATCCGGTGGAGCTGTACCTGCAGTTACGTAAGTTGGTAGCCTCAAAATACTCCGAGAGCGATGCACAGAAAGTTGAAAGCGTTTTGCAAACCCTAAACAAATGCCGCATGGACATGGTGGAGCGTGGAGGGGACCTCTCCCTTCCCATGCAACGTGACTGCCTCATCCACTACTTCCAATGTCTTTGCATGGTTGAGCCACTCTTCACCTCTCTCTCCTCCGACGCTGACGCCGATCCCATCATCTTTGTCTGGTACGACGCCTTCAACCCTGAGCATGAGGAAGGGGTCTCCTCAGAGCGCAACGCCATCCAATTGGAGAAGGCCGCTGTTCTCTTCAACCTTGGAGCCATCTACAGCCAGATTGGTGCCTCTTGCGACCGTACCACCGCCCTTGGCCGTCATCTTGCAATGGAATCCTTCAAAGTTGCCGCCAATTTCTTCTTCAAACTCTGGAAGGTTTTTGCCAAGCATGTGGTCTCCGCCACCCTCGATTTGACTGTCCACTTCGCGGAGTTTCTGCACCACCTCTTCTCCGCTCAGGCTTCCGAGCTCGAATTACAGCAACAACTCAACAACAACGACGCCAGTTACGCTCTCCAACAACACCGATGTGGCCCATTGTTTAGCCCG GTTTGTGACTTTTATCTTAAAGTAAATTATCTGATACTTGTGGTTTTGGGTGTGGCTGGACGGAAACATGACTACCGTTTTGACCAAGGCGAAACCTGGGTAACTCATCTTTCCCAGAAGTTGAACTTCTTTAGGGCGAAGGCGAGGGAGGCTGCTCATGTGACGAAATCATTCATCCTACCCAGATCCTTGCTAGCTGAAGTATACTCATCGGTCAATTCTTGTGATGCAGAATGTGTCACTGAGATATTAGTGAGAGGGATTTGCAGGAAACTCAACCTACAACAAATATACCTTGACCTCGTCCTCTCCGAGTTCAATCCTTTCAAGATTGTCAAGGATGGAAAGCTGGTGGCTAACCCATGGGACATGCCTCCTCCTTATCCAACAAATTCCGCAATCCTCTCATCTTCGCCGTCTCCGTGGTATTCAAATATTCTTCAATATCTTCCTTTGAAGAAGAGTGAGCCCTTGAATCTCTACGAGTCCCTGCGCACTTACTTTGTCCTCAAATACTCTGAGAGCGTGGCAAAGAAAGTAGAAGGCCTTCTCGAAATGCTACACAAATTGCGCAATGAGATGCTGCGTGATGGCCTTTCTCTACCCTTTCGCCGTGACAGCCTCATCCGTTATTTCAAATGCCTTTGCATGATTGAGCCTTTCTTCCCTATGAATGCCTCACCCAACCCACCTATCTTTGTTTGGTACAATGCCATCAGCCCGCAACAGGACTCTTCTCAGCATAATATCCATTTGGAGAAGGCCTCTGTTCTCTTCAACCTGGTAGCCCTCTGCACCCGCATTGCTCTCTTCTGCAAGCTCACCACCATCCAAGGCCAACGCCTTGCCATGGACGCCTTAAATGATGCTTCAAATTGGTTCTCTCTACTGAGGTTTGAGTCTAAGAAGGCATCTGGCACGATTGACTTGTCAGAATCATACACCACTATGATAGGAAATAAGATTTCCAAGTTGAAATTGAAGTTTCCTCATTCCCAATCTAATGAATCATCATTACCTGGATATCCT GCTTCAGCTTATGCTTGGTCGATATTTGGGCTTTTAGGTGAGAATGTTGAGTGGAAGATGGAAACCTGCCATGATGAAACGGATCCGAATGATGTCACCGAACAATTTATTTTAGGGTATTGTAAGTCTCACTCCCTGCTTCAAGAGGTTTGTCAACTACGATGTTTGGACCTTCTCTCTGAGGTTAGCCCTGTCAAGATTAAGGATGGAAATCTTGTGGCCAATGCAACCTTAGAGGGACTAAATTTGGCATTGGAGAACATGAGCTTGCAGGAGACACCACAGTAA